Proteins encoded in a region of the Deinococcota bacterium genome:
- a CDS encoding type II toxin-antitoxin system VapC family toxin → MVVDSSVLLLILFEESGAEEAVYALERSPKLIMASPTLLETEIVYGSRRGFNLGNVAELVERLGVKLRPFTAEHVLEAKLAYARFGKGQGHPAQLNFGDCVSYALAKTEARALACKGDDFKLTDLTVVTLG, encoded by the coding sequence ATGGTCGTCGACAGCAGCGTATTGCTGCTGATCCTCTTCGAGGAGAGTGGTGCCGAGGAGGCCGTCTACGCCCTCGAGCGCAGCCCCAAGCTGATCATGGCCTCCCCGACACTTTTGGAGACGGAGATCGTCTACGGGTCCAGGCGCGGCTTCAACCTCGGCAACGTCGCGGAACTTGTCGAGCGCTTGGGCGTCAAGCTGCGTCCGTTCACGGCCGAGCACGTTTTGGAAGCGAAACTGGCCTATGCGCGCTTTGGCAAGGGGCAGGGGCACCCCGCGCAACTGAACTTCGGTGACTGCGTGAGTTATGCCTTGGCGAAGACCGAGGCTCGAGCGTTGGCGTGTAAGGGCGACGACTTCAAGCTGACCGACCTGACGGTGGTGACGTTAGGCTAG